A portion of the Brevundimonas pondensis genome contains these proteins:
- a CDS encoding superoxide dismutase family protein, with protein MGHGAHGQAAAMDHSAMIPRATPGQTGQASIINGQGAEIGKATLTQGATGLLIKVEATGLTPGWHGIHIHATGQCAAPFTSAGAHINHTDPKTPHGLLNAQGPDDGDLPNLYAAADGSAHGEFFTTKARISQDGPGQWLWDADGSALVIHANPDDHNSQPIGGAGDRVACAVLSAQ; from the coding sequence ATGGGTCACGGCGCGCACGGCCAGGCCGCCGCCATGGACCATTCCGCCATGATTCCGCGCGCCACGCCGGGCCAGACGGGACAGGCGTCGATCATCAACGGCCAGGGCGCTGAAATCGGCAAGGCGACGCTGACGCAGGGGGCCACCGGCCTGCTGATCAAGGTCGAGGCGACGGGCCTGACGCCCGGCTGGCACGGCATCCACATCCACGCCACGGGCCAGTGCGCCGCCCCCTTCACCTCGGCGGGCGCCCACATCAACCACACGGACCCGAAGACGCCCCACGGCCTGCTGAACGCCCAAGGCCCGGACGACGGCGACCTGCCCAACCTCTACGCCGCCGCCGACGGCAGCGCCCATGGCGAGTTCTTCACCACCAAGGCCCGCATCAGCCAGGACGGCCCCGGCCAGTGGCTGTGGGACGCCGACGGCTCGGCCCTGGTGATCCACGCCAACCCCGACGACCACAACAGCCAGCCCATCGGCGGCGCGGGCGACCGCGTGGCCTGCGCCGTCCTCAGCGCACAGTAA